The following proteins come from a genomic window of Rutidosis leptorrhynchoides isolate AG116_Rl617_1_P2 chromosome 10, CSIRO_AGI_Rlap_v1, whole genome shotgun sequence:
- the LOC139871011 gene encoding uncharacterized protein — translation MDVYMVNVYAPQRLSDKMCLWNSISNFMSSNSGDYILFGDWNSVREECERFGTDFSARDAHFFNDFIERSSLHEIILGGLKYTWRLKKGTKFSKLDHFFVSNNILSSIEDLKGEVLPRGFSDHSPIMLFQDKIDFGPTYFKVFDSWFERDDFEAKIHQSRSTEYIRLRDLKQNIHDLDLIIESGTASSAEIESRNSLFKEQEEIMRAKFEKVDSNIRFDPVDPIRKLSIDDANLIETEFEVVEIKKAVWDCGSSKAPGPDGYSFQFIKHFWDILQADIIRDVRNFFASSVMPIGANSAFFSLIPKVSNPVIVSDFRPISLVSFFYKIITKLLTNRLARVIDKIISPEQSAFIAGRQILDGPLMLSEILSWWIGWIKGCLFSARTSVLVNGNPTREFSIKSFEVDSFAAEVVCQSGSFPTTYLGIPIGLNMKRKLSWSSLIDKFHSKMAPWKVNLLSSGGRLTLIKSVMGSLGSWSWSWSRSVLTGRNASSFSSIQCELQDISLSDAEDRWVCSITPDDVYSVKCARNYMDRVMLPSSPIRTVWNKIIPRKRLAKERFLIQIILWPLKKNNDDDKIYKFLDTDEDWDAVKNKAITANEPIKVHLLFIDYDYCPPRESSDEEGWVSDDTIDKRY, via the exons ATGGATGTGTATATGGTTAATGTCTATGCTCCACAACGTCTATCGGATAAAATGTGTTTATGGAACTCGATTTCGAACTTTATGTCTTCGAACAGTGGTGATTACATTCTATTTGGAGATTGGAATTCGGTTCGAGAAGAGTGTGAACGTTTTGGTACAGATTTTTCTGCCCGGGATGCTCACTTCTTTAATGATTTCATTGAAAGATCCTCGCTTCATGAAATCATTCTTGGAGGTCTCAAATATACTTGGAGATTAAAAAAAGGAACTAAGTTTAGTAAATTGGACCATTTTTTCGTTTCTAATAATATTTTGTCATCTATAGAAGACCTTAAGGGTGAGGTGCTTCCGAGGGGTTTTTCGGATCATTCTCCTATCATGCTTTTTCAAGACAAGATTGATTTTGGTCCCACTTATTTCAAAGTATTCGACTCATGGTTTGAAAGGGATGATTTTGAGGCTAAG ATCCACCAATCTAGAAGTACTGAATATATTCGTTTACGTGACTTAAAACAAAATATCCATGATCTTGACTTAATCATCGAATCTGGTACGGCTTCAAGTGCTGAGATTGAATCTCGTAATTCTTTGTTCAAGGAGCAGGAAGAGATCATGCG CGCTAAATTCGAAAAGGTGGACTCCAACATTCGTTTTGATCCTGTTGACCCTATTCGAAAACTTTCTATTGATGATGCTAATTTAATTGAAACTGAATTCGAAGTGGTAGAAATAAAAAAGGCAGTGTGGGATTGTGGGAGTTCCAAGGCTCCAGGTCCAGATGGGTATTCGTTTCAATTTATCAAACATTTCTGGGACATTCTCCAAGCTGATATCATAAGAGATGTCCGAAATTTTTTTGCTTCGAGTGTTATGCCAATTGGTGCGAACTCGGCCTTTTTCTCGCTCATCCCGAAAGTAAGTAACCCGGTTATTGTTAGTGATTTCCGTCCTATTTCGCTTGTGAGTTTTTTctacaagattattactaagttgcTTACGAATAGACTTGCAAGAGTTATTGATAAGATTATCTCTCCGGAACAATCTGCCTTTATCGCGGGTCGTCAGATATTAGATGGTCCTTTAATGCTAAGTGAGATTTTGTCATG GTGGATTGGTTGGATTAAAGGATGCCTGTTTTCGGCTAGAACGTCGGTTTTAGTTAATGGGAACCCGACTCGTGAATTCTCTATTAAAAG TTTCGAGGTAGATAGTTTTGCTGCTGAAGTTGTGTGCCAAAGTGGGTCATTCCCCACGACTTACCTTGGTATTCCAATCGGGTTGAACATGAAGCGTAAATTAAGTTGGTCCTCATTAATCGATAAGTTTCATTCTAAAATGGCTCCATGGAAAGTTAATTTATTATCTTCTGGGGGTCGTCTCACATTGATTAAATCAGTTATGGGAAGTCTTG GATCTTGGTCGTGGTCTTGGAGTCGCTCAGTTTTAACAGGTCGTAATGCTTCGTCTTTTTCGTCCATTCAATGTGAGTTACAGGATATTAGTTTATCGGATGCCGAGGATCGTTGGGTGTGTTCTATCACACCTGATGATGTATACTCCGTGAAGTGTGCGCGTAATTACATGGATCGAGTTATGCTTCCTTCTTCTCCTATACGAACGGTATGGAACAAGATCATCCCTAGGAAG CGTCTTGCTAAGGAGCGTTTTCTAATTCAAATCAttctttggccgttaaaaaaaaacAATGACGATGACAAAATATACAAGTTTCTTGATACGGATGAAGATTGGGATGCCGTTAAAAATAAAGCAATTACAGCAAATGAACCCATAAAAGTGCATCTTCTTTTCATTGATTACGATTATTGTCCACCAAGAGAGAGTAGCGATGAGGAAGGATGGGTTAGCGATGATACGATTGACAAAAGATATTGA